The following proteins come from a genomic window of Sphaerisporangium rubeum:
- a CDS encoding phosphotransferase, with translation MGLRTADVEIGLPGGDVTGGVVRVGDTVRRRMGRSAEAVHALLRHLEDVGFEGAPRVLGVDESGREVLSYLPGEAGVWPLPAYVVRDDVLEELGGLVRRYHDAVASFRVPAGAVWEDGSGDDGVPELVGHCDITTENVIFRDERPWGLIDFDMARPVTRVYDIATTLRHWGPVADPIDRDPRQRGLDVGRRLRLFCDAYGLEAGERRRLLEVSRLRFGRSYERMRVRAVREGGGWARMWDAGAGDRIRRAAAWLDANWDELAFCLR, from the coding sequence ATGGGTTTGCGTACGGCCGATGTGGAGATCGGGCTTCCTGGTGGGGATGTGACGGGTGGGGTCGTGCGGGTCGGGGATACCGTGCGGCGGAGGATGGGGCGGTCGGCTGAGGCGGTTCATGCGTTGTTACGGCACCTGGAGGATGTGGGGTTCGAGGGGGCGCCTCGGGTGCTGGGGGTGGATGAGTCGGGGCGGGAGGTGCTTTCTTACTTGCCGGGGGAGGCGGGGGTTTGGCCTCTGCCGGCTTATGTGGTGCGGGATGACGTGTTGGAGGAGCTTGGGGGGTTGGTTCGGCGGTATCACGATGCGGTGGCTTCGTTTCGGGTGCCGGCGGGTGCTGTTTGGGAGGACGGGTCGGGGGATGACGGGGTGCCTGAATTGGTGGGGCATTGCGACATCACTACGGAGAATGTGATTTTTCGGGATGAGCGGCCTTGGGGGTTGATCGACTTCGATATGGCGCGGCCGGTGACGCGGGTGTACGACATCGCCACCACCTTGCGGCACTGGGGGCCTGTCGCTGATCCGATCGATCGGGATCCTCGGCAGCGGGGGCTTGATGTGGGGAGGCGGCTGCGGCTGTTCTGTGATGCCTACGGATTGGAGGCCGGGGAGCGGCGGCGGTTGCTGGAGGTCAGTCGGTTGCGGTTCGGGCGGTCGTACGAGCGGATGCGGGTGCGGGCTGTTCGTGAGGGTGGGGGGTGGGCTCGGATGTGGGACGCGGGGGCGGGGGATCGGATTCGGCGGGCCGCGGCTTGGCTTGATGCCAACTGGGATGAGCTTGCTTTTTGTCTGCGGTAG
- a CDS encoding tyrosine-type recombinase/integrase, which produces MNGTTYKVRIYKTEKRKNAKGVVTSYRVLWQTDGKSRKKAFQKTAQADAYRSALVTASRNGEAFSMATGEPVSWAREDKPEMSWYDFACRFVDMKWKAASAKYRQDISRALTAATPALLADGPGKPDALALRTAMRRWGYNTKQRADASPEVAEVIRWLAENSQPVAVLADPAILRAVLDTATSLLNGKRAATSTVIRNKTILQNALDYAVEIGVLAENPIKKLKWSPPKVAHEVDRRSVVNHAQARALLKAVGEQTRSGPRLVAFFAVMYYAALRPEEVVNLREDNVILPALVLNEETGEWEEPANGWGELHLAAAAPFAGREWTDGGTLREERALKHRADGHTRAVPCPPALTRTLRAHMAVAYGRGPDGRLFFGEQGGELPGITYRRAWKKARRTALTDREYASPLARRVYDLRHACVSTWLNAGVPATQVAEWAGHSVEVLLRIYAKCIVGQDEAAKRRISEALDG; this is translated from the coding sequence ATGAACGGCACCACATACAAAGTCCGAATTTACAAGACGGAAAAGCGGAAGAACGCCAAGGGTGTGGTCACCTCCTATCGCGTTCTTTGGCAGACCGATGGAAAGTCACGGAAGAAGGCATTCCAGAAGACAGCACAAGCGGATGCCTATCGCAGCGCCCTGGTAACCGCCAGCCGCAACGGTGAAGCATTCAGCATGGCCACTGGAGAACCCGTCTCGTGGGCACGTGAGGACAAGCCCGAGATGAGTTGGTACGACTTCGCCTGCCGCTTCGTTGACATGAAGTGGAAAGCCGCATCCGCGAAGTACCGACAGGACATCTCACGGGCACTCACCGCTGCCACGCCGGCCTTGCTGGCTGACGGCCCTGGAAAGCCGGATGCGCTCGCCCTGCGTACCGCCATGCGACGCTGGGGGTACAACACCAAGCAGCGCGCCGACGCTTCGCCCGAGGTGGCCGAGGTTATCCGCTGGCTCGCTGAGAACTCGCAGCCCGTGGCAGTGCTTGCCGACCCGGCAATTCTTCGTGCTGTGCTGGACACCGCAACGTCCCTGCTGAATGGCAAGCGAGCCGCCACGAGCACGGTCATCAGAAACAAGACCATTCTCCAGAACGCCCTTGATTACGCCGTGGAAATCGGCGTTCTCGCCGAGAATCCCATCAAGAAACTCAAGTGGAGTCCGCCAAAGGTTGCACACGAAGTGGACCGGCGAAGTGTCGTCAACCACGCGCAGGCACGTGCACTGCTCAAAGCGGTTGGTGAGCAAACACGTAGCGGTCCCCGTCTCGTGGCCTTCTTTGCAGTCATGTACTACGCCGCACTTCGCCCAGAAGAAGTTGTCAATCTCCGGGAAGACAACGTCATCCTCCCAGCCCTGGTGCTCAACGAGGAAACCGGCGAGTGGGAAGAACCGGCGAACGGTTGGGGTGAGCTGCATCTCGCCGCGGCGGCCCCGTTCGCCGGCCGCGAGTGGACCGATGGCGGCACGCTCCGCGAGGAACGTGCCCTGAAGCATCGCGCGGACGGGCACACCCGCGCCGTCCCCTGTCCGCCCGCCCTGACGAGAACTCTGCGGGCTCACATGGCCGTCGCGTACGGCAGGGGACCGGACGGACGTCTGTTCTTTGGAGAGCAGGGCGGGGAGTTGCCTGGTATCACCTACCGGCGCGCATGGAAGAAGGCGCGTCGGACGGCTCTCACGGACAGGGAGTACGCCTCACCGCTGGCCCGGCGCGTGTACGACCTGCGGCACGCCTGTGTCTCAACGTGGCTCAACGCCGGCGTCCCTGCTACCCAGGTAGCCGAGTGGGCAGGGCACAGCGTGGAAGTCCTCCTGCGCATCTACGCCAAGTGCATCGTGGGCCAGGACGAAGCGGCCAAGCGCCGGATCTCCGAAGCGCTCGACGGCTGA
- a CDS encoding bifunctional DNA primase/polymerase, with amino-acid sequence MSTNPTLRYALAAAARGWHVFPLTPGDKVPPRGFDSWEERATTDPATIRRWWARGPFNIGIACGPSGLVVLDLDTPKGGATPPPSLGLPGDADGADVLALVCERAGQPFPTLETFQVRTRRRGTHLYYTAPADGPALRNTEGDKGNGLGWLIDTRAAGGYVVAPGSFVNLPDGTGAYEVVHNAPPAPLPPWLSKRLSTPPAAAPKPVRLALPENRRGNFLRAAINGELDHLAAAKKGQRNRTLYLAATALGQLVAGGALDASEVTTLLEQQGVAIGLTATETRLTVASGLRNGTRRPRTVTA; translated from the coding sequence ATGAGCACCAACCCGACCCTGCGGTACGCCCTGGCCGCCGCCGCCCGCGGCTGGCACGTCTTCCCCCTCACCCCCGGCGACAAGGTTCCCCCGCGTGGCTTCGACTCCTGGGAGGAACGCGCCACCACCGACCCCGCCACCATCCGGCGATGGTGGGCACGCGGCCCGTTCAACATCGGGATAGCGTGCGGCCCTTCCGGCCTGGTCGTGCTGGACCTGGACACCCCAAAAGGAGGGGCTACGCCCCCGCCTTCTCTCGGCCTGCCGGGCGACGCAGACGGCGCCGATGTCCTGGCACTGGTCTGCGAACGCGCCGGCCAACCCTTCCCCACCCTCGAAACCTTCCAGGTACGCACCCGCCGGCGTGGGACCCACCTGTACTACACCGCCCCTGCCGACGGCCCGGCGCTACGCAACACCGAAGGCGACAAGGGCAACGGCCTGGGCTGGCTCATCGACACCCGCGCCGCCGGCGGCTACGTCGTCGCCCCCGGCAGCTTCGTCAACCTGCCCGACGGCACCGGCGCCTACGAGGTCGTTCACAACGCGCCCCCGGCCCCGCTGCCCCCCTGGCTGTCCAAGCGTCTTTCAACCCCACCCGCGGCGGCGCCCAAACCCGTCCGCCTGGCCCTGCCCGAGAACCGGCGCGGCAACTTCCTGCGCGCCGCGATCAACGGCGAGCTTGACCACCTGGCCGCCGCCAAAAAGGGACAGCGCAACCGCACGTTGTACCTGGCTGCCACCGCCCTGGGCCAACTGGTGGCAGGCGGCGCCCTCGACGCGAGCGAGGTCACCACCTTGCTTGAACAGCAGGGGGTCGCCATCGGCCTGACCGCCACCGAAACCCGCCTCACCGTCGCATCCGGGCTCAGAAACGGCACCCGGCGCCCCCGCACCGTCACCGCATGA
- a CDS encoding helix-turn-helix domain-containing protein, which yields MARAEKLTIADICEDLGISRSTFYDWRQKGRAPRCMRLPNGDLRVRRADYDRWLTSLEDLTG from the coding sequence GTGGCCAGGGCCGAAAAGCTCACGATCGCGGACATCTGCGAAGACCTCGGCATCAGCCGCTCAACCTTCTACGACTGGCGGCAGAAAGGCCGCGCGCCCAGGTGCATGCGACTTCCGAACGGCGACCTGCGCGTGCGTCGCGCCGACTATGACCGTTGGCTTACCAGCCTGGAGGACCTGACCGGATGA
- a CDS encoding FtsK/SpoIIIE domain-containing protein has protein sequence MTPPNQPGDRPAPDRDLFPDNTAMDRTDDGPGAEVVSIETARAGRHPYPPAAPAADQGQEDSDGPAPRVDPPGTDGRDWRAELADKVKARRAIVPMWLRSRAEAVDTLAWAGGHYLHVTGYHAARSPLYAGRLAARSPRGLARTVASFVRWTFDLEGEPIRLAAVRREDPESYLKLSRQRDARVRLRLPVAILAAIVFGISSLLLATAAPTSAQWGAVAALVALLGMLGAPADRPLIDRAVVATKVERLTSTVVIDALAALGIAEINKATGKGGRGIGFPAPITRDGPGWRADVDLPLGVTVTDIMERRDRLASGLRRPLGCVWPESAPGQHAGRLVLWVGDQDMSSAKAPAWPLARTGTADLFKPVVFGHDQRMRPVTIPLMYANVLIGAMPGAGKTFALRVLLLAAALDPTAELRLFELKGSGDLSVFESVAHHYGSGPDDDTIYACLLSLREVYKDLERRAKTISNLPRDICPENKVTPQLAAKRSLGLHPLVFAVDECQELFSHPEYGKEAGDLATAIIKRGRALGVILLLATQRPDKDSLPTGVSANVGIRFCLRVMGQVENDMVLGTSAYRNGIRATTFTVRDKGIGYLVGAAEDAQIVRSAYLDGPASERIVTRAHAARTAAGTLSGHAIGDTEPAAPAFDLLSDILAVVPAGEGKVWSEVVVTRLAELRPQIYGGWESDQLAAALKPHGIDTVQISRRIDGKQINRRGIDRDRITELVTERNRDRPAG, from the coding sequence ATGACCCCGCCCAACCAGCCTGGCGACCGACCCGCACCAGATCGGGACCTGTTCCCCGACAACACCGCGATGGACCGGACCGACGACGGCCCCGGCGCTGAGGTCGTCTCGATCGAGACCGCCCGCGCCGGACGCCACCCCTACCCACCCGCCGCGCCCGCCGCGGACCAGGGCCAGGAGGACAGCGACGGCCCGGCGCCGCGTGTTGACCCGCCCGGCACCGATGGCCGTGACTGGCGTGCCGAGCTGGCTGACAAGGTCAAGGCGCGCCGGGCGATCGTCCCGATGTGGCTGCGTTCCCGTGCCGAAGCGGTGGACACCCTGGCATGGGCCGGTGGCCACTACCTGCACGTGACCGGCTACCACGCCGCGCGCTCCCCGCTGTATGCCGGACGGCTGGCCGCCCGGTCCCCGCGTGGCCTGGCCCGCACCGTCGCCAGCTTTGTCCGCTGGACTTTCGATCTGGAGGGCGAGCCGATACGGCTGGCGGCAGTGCGCAGGGAAGACCCTGAGTCCTACCTGAAGTTGTCGCGGCAGCGCGATGCCCGGGTGCGGCTTCGCCTGCCGGTGGCGATCCTGGCCGCGATCGTGTTCGGCATCTCGTCTTTGCTGCTGGCCACCGCCGCCCCGACGTCGGCCCAATGGGGCGCGGTGGCCGCGCTGGTGGCCCTGCTGGGCATGCTCGGCGCGCCGGCGGACCGGCCGCTCATCGACCGCGCCGTGGTGGCCACGAAGGTGGAACGGCTGACCTCGACCGTCGTGATCGATGCCCTGGCCGCGCTCGGTATCGCCGAGATCAACAAGGCGACCGGCAAAGGCGGACGCGGCATCGGTTTCCCCGCACCGATCACCCGTGACGGCCCCGGCTGGCGCGCCGATGTGGACCTGCCGCTCGGCGTCACCGTGACCGACATCATGGAACGCCGTGACCGGCTCGCCTCCGGCCTGCGCCGCCCCCTCGGCTGCGTATGGCCAGAATCGGCCCCCGGGCAGCACGCCGGACGGCTGGTGCTATGGGTCGGAGACCAGGACATGTCATCGGCCAAGGCCCCGGCCTGGCCGCTGGCCCGGACCGGCACCGCCGACCTGTTCAAGCCGGTGGTGTTCGGCCACGACCAGCGCATGCGCCCGGTCACCATCCCCCTGATGTACGCGAACGTGTTGATCGGCGCGATGCCCGGCGCCGGCAAGACCTTCGCCCTGCGCGTGCTGCTGCTGGCCGCCGCCCTCGACCCCACCGCCGAACTGCGGCTGTTCGAACTCAAGGGATCAGGTGACCTGTCGGTGTTCGAGTCGGTTGCCCACCACTACGGTTCCGGCCCCGACGACGACACCATCTATGCCTGCCTGCTCAGCTTGCGGGAGGTCTACAAGGACCTGGAACGCCGCGCCAAAACGATCTCGAACCTGCCTCGCGACATCTGCCCCGAGAACAAGGTCACCCCTCAACTCGCGGCTAAGCGATCGCTTGGCCTGCACCCGCTGGTGTTCGCCGTCGACGAATGCCAAGAGCTGTTCTCCCACCCCGAGTACGGCAAGGAAGCCGGGGACCTGGCCACCGCCATCATCAAGCGAGGCCGCGCCCTGGGCGTGATCCTGCTGCTGGCCACCCAGCGCCCCGACAAAGACAGCCTCCCCACCGGCGTGTCGGCCAACGTCGGCATCCGGTTCTGCCTGCGGGTCATGGGCCAGGTCGAAAACGACATGGTGTTAGGCACGAGTGCGTACCGCAACGGCATCCGCGCCACCACGTTCACCGTGCGGGACAAGGGCATCGGCTACCTGGTCGGCGCCGCCGAAGACGCCCAGATCGTCCGCTCGGCCTACCTGGATGGACCCGCCTCCGAACGGATCGTCACCCGCGCGCACGCCGCCCGCACCGCCGCCGGCACCCTGTCCGGCCACGCCATCGGCGACACCGAACCCGCCGCGCCGGCGTTCGATCTGCTGTCGGACATCCTGGCCGTCGTCCCCGCCGGTGAGGGCAAGGTGTGGTCGGAAGTCGTGGTCACCCGCCTGGCCGAGCTGCGCCCGCAGATCTACGGCGGATGGGAGAGCGACCAGTTGGCCGCCGCGCTCAAACCGCACGGCATCGACACCGTGCAGATCAGCCGACGCATCGACGGAAAGCAGATCAACCGGCGCGGCATCGACCGCGACCGCATCACCGAACTCGTCACCGAACGTAACCGGGATCGTCCCGCCGGATGA
- a CDS encoding tyrosine-type recombinase/integrase produces MPLLELVGSWEMALRAAGRSEGTVRSYLDSVRALAGFLAERGVSADVEGVGVEDVRGFLEVCAVETSAGNAHKHFRNLRVFFNWLIAEGERVAGSPVEGVEAPEVGVRGVEVLGEGELAALVEVCSGGSWVDRRDMAIIRILMDNGMRVSGLAGLRYRPDDESQNDVRLEEGVLRIDRGVGREAHLAPVGAQAVGAIDRYLRARARHPHASSPWLWLPMRGVTARGGERRLTASGIQQILERRGREAGIAGRLHPHRFRYTVAEGHLAAGGDPLELMRITGWRSTEMVRRFVQTRGGEREGEQGPA; encoded by the coding sequence GTGCCGTTGTTGGAGCTTGTGGGGTCCTGGGAGATGGCGTTGCGGGCGGCGGGGCGGTCGGAGGGGACGGTGCGGAGTTACCTGGACAGCGTACGGGCGCTGGCTGGGTTTCTGGCGGAGCGGGGGGTGTCGGCGGATGTGGAGGGGGTGGGGGTTGAGGATGTTCGGGGGTTTTTGGAGGTCTGTGCGGTTGAGACCAGTGCGGGGAATGCTCATAAGCATTTTCGGAATCTTCGGGTGTTTTTTAACTGGTTGATAGCTGAGGGGGAGCGTGTTGCGGGGTCGCCGGTGGAGGGGGTTGAGGCGCCTGAGGTGGGGGTGCGGGGGGTTGAGGTGTTGGGGGAGGGGGAGTTGGCTGCGTTGGTGGAGGTGTGTTCGGGGGGGTCTTGGGTGGATCGACGGGATATGGCGATCATTCGGATCTTGATGGACAACGGGATGCGGGTCTCGGGGCTGGCGGGGTTGCGGTACCGGCCGGATGACGAGAGTCAGAATGATGTGCGGTTGGAGGAAGGGGTGTTGCGGATCGATCGGGGGGTGGGGAGGGAGGCGCATCTGGCGCCGGTCGGGGCTCAGGCGGTGGGGGCCATTGATCGGTATCTGCGGGCTCGTGCTCGGCATCCGCATGCGTCGTCTCCCTGGTTGTGGTTGCCGATGCGGGGGGTCACGGCTCGGGGTGGGGAGCGGAGGCTTACGGCTTCGGGGATTCAGCAGATCTTGGAGCGGCGGGGGAGGGAGGCGGGGATCGCGGGGCGGCTGCATCCGCATCGGTTCCGGTACACGGTGGCGGAGGGGCATCTGGCGGCCGGGGGGGATCCGCTTGAGTTGATGAGGATCACGGGGTGGAGGTCTACCGAGATGGTGCGGCGGTTCGTTCAGACTCGGGGTGGGGAGCGGGAGGGGGAACAGGGGCCTGCTTGA
- a CDS encoding IS5 family transposase (programmed frameshift), with translation MKPWEVSDELWAVIEPLLPQRQRRFRHPGRKRLDDRLALQGILFVLHTGIAWEHLPQELGFGSGMTCWRRLAEWNASGVWQRLHEVLLDRLRAADALDLSRAAVDSSQIRALKGGRKTGPSPVDRGRAGSKHHLITDAGGVPLAVILTGANRNDVTQLRPLLDAIPKVRGKRGRPRQRPDAVLADRGYDHDKYRRLVRELQIRPLIARRGTEHGSGLGKQRWVVEQTFALLHAFRRLRIRWEIRADIHEAFLKLACALICWRRLASLR, from the exons CTGAAGCCGTGGGAGGTCAGCGACGAGTTGTGGGCGGTGATCGAGCCGCTGTTGCCTCAGCGTCAGCGCCGGTTCCGGCATCCGGGGCGTAAGCGGCTGGATGATCGGCTGGCGTTGCAGGGCATCTTGTTCGTGCTGCACACCGGGATCGCCTGGGAACACCTGCCTCAGGAACTGGGCTTCGGCTCGGGCATGACCTGCTGGCGGCGCCTGGCCGAGTGGAACGCCTCCGGCGTCTGGCAGCGGCTGCACGAAGTGCTGCTCGATCGGCTGCGCGCCGCTGACGCGCTCGACCTCTCCCGCGCCGCGGTGGATTCCTCGCAGATCAGGGCGTTAAAAGGGGGCCGCA AGACCGGCCCGTCCCCGGTCGACCGAGGGCGAGCCGGCAGCAAGCACCATCTGATCACCGATGCAGGCGGCGTCCCGCTGGCCGTCATCTTGACCGGCGCCAACCGCAATGATGTCACCCAGCTTCGCCCGCTGCTGGACGCCATCCCCAAAGTCCGTGGCAAGCGCGGGCGCCCCCGGCAACGCCCCGATGCGGTACTCGCCGACCGCGGCTACGACCACGACAAGTACCGCCGCCTGGTCCGCGAGCTGCAGATCCGCCCGCTGATCGCCCGACGCGGCACCGAGCATGGCTCCGGCCTGGGCAAACAACGGTGGGTCGTCGAGCAGACCTTCGCCCTGCTGCACGCCTTCCGGCGCTTGCGCATCCGCTGGGAGATCCGCGCCGACATCCACGAAGCCTTCCTCAAGCTCGCCTGCGCACTCATCTGCTGGCGACGCCTCGCCTCATTGCGTTAG
- a CDS encoding DUF3631 domain-containing protein: protein MTNPPDHPGDRSMTQPDTRPDGAALLDALRDALTRYVILPSPEAADAVTLWIAASHAQPAWAHAPRLVIRAPEKRCGKSRLLDVTEATCHDPFITVNSSSAAVYRSISEDPPTMLVDEADTIFGPKADGNEDLRGLLNAGHQRNRPAKRYDANTGRVESIPTFAMAALAGIGAMPDTIEDRAVVIRMRRRGPGESVAPYRHRRDRPALRQLAEDLRLWLRADLETLEKAEPPMPVEDRAADTWEPLITVADHAGGTWPDRARAAVLALTAEADDNTEISNRVRLLADCRTAFGTDPALATVTLLERLKADPEAPWADYGPNGLTAMKLGVILREYDIRSANIRFTDGTQAKGYQRADFTDAWARYCPALDTPPTTGNADIPLFEGGSRPSRPSLVIAGQRGTASNRGTA from the coding sequence ATGACCAACCCACCCGATCACCCGGGAGATCGTTCCATGACCCAACCCGACACCAGGCCCGACGGCGCCGCCCTGCTCGACGCGCTGCGCGACGCACTCACCCGATACGTGATCCTGCCATCGCCCGAGGCCGCCGACGCGGTCACCCTGTGGATCGCCGCCAGCCACGCCCAACCCGCATGGGCGCACGCCCCCCGCCTGGTCATCCGCGCCCCAGAAAAGCGCTGCGGCAAGTCCCGTCTGTTGGACGTGACCGAGGCCACGTGCCATGACCCGTTCATCACCGTCAACTCCAGCAGCGCCGCCGTCTACCGCTCCATCAGCGAGGACCCGCCCACGATGCTGGTCGATGAGGCCGACACCATCTTCGGTCCCAAAGCCGACGGCAACGAAGACCTCCGCGGCCTGCTCAACGCCGGCCACCAGCGCAACCGCCCCGCAAAGAGGTACGACGCCAACACCGGCCGCGTCGAGTCCATCCCGACGTTCGCCATGGCCGCGCTCGCCGGAATCGGCGCCATGCCCGACACCATCGAAGACCGCGCCGTCGTCATCCGCATGCGCCGCCGCGGCCCCGGAGAGTCGGTAGCGCCTTACCGGCACCGCCGCGACCGCCCCGCCCTGCGCCAGCTCGCCGAAGACCTTCGGCTATGGCTGCGCGCCGACCTGGAAACCCTGGAGAAGGCAGAACCGCCCATGCCCGTGGAAGACCGCGCCGCCGACACCTGGGAACCCCTCATCACCGTCGCCGACCACGCCGGCGGCACCTGGCCCGACCGCGCCCGCGCCGCCGTACTCGCCCTCACCGCCGAAGCCGACGACAACACCGAAATCTCCAACCGCGTCCGCCTGCTGGCCGACTGCCGCACCGCGTTCGGCACCGACCCCGCCCTAGCCACCGTCACCCTGTTGGAGCGGCTCAAGGCCGACCCCGAAGCGCCGTGGGCCGACTACGGACCCAATGGGCTCACCGCCATGAAGCTCGGCGTCATCCTTCGCGAATACGACATCCGCTCGGCCAACATCCGCTTCACCGACGGCACCCAGGCCAAGGGCTACCAGCGCGCCGACTTCACCGACGCCTGGGCACGCTACTGCCCCGCCCTCGACACGCCGCCGACCACGGGAAACGCCGACATCCCCCTGTTCGAGGGGGGAAGCCGTCCCAGCCGTCCCAGCCTCGTCATCGCAGGTCAGCGCGGGACGGCTTCCAACCGTGGGACGGCTTAG